The window GCTCGATCGCCTTCACGTCGGCCTCCTCGTCGGGCGACACGAAGGTGTACGCCTCGCCGGTGGCCTCGGCGCGGGCGGTGCGGCCCACGCGGTGGATGTAGTCCTCGGGCACCTTGGGCACGTCGAAGTTCACCACGTGCTCCAGCGCCTCCACGTCGATGCCGCGCCCCACGATGTCGGTGGCCACCAGCACGCGGAACTCGCCGCTCTTGAAGCCGCTGAGCGCCTCGGTGCGCCGCCCCTGGCTGCGGTTGCCGTGGATGCGCGTGACCGCGATCCCGGCGCGCTCCAGCTTCTCCGTCAGCCGGTTCACCCGGTGCTTGGTGCGGCAGAAGACGATGGCGTTGCCCACCTCGTCGCGCCTGAGCAGCTCCAGCAGCAGCTCGGTCTTCAGGCCCTCGGGGACCGGGAAGAGCGCCTGGGTGACGGCCGAGGGCGGCGCCTGCTTCCGCTCCACGTTGATGGCGGCCGGCGCGTGCAGCAGCTCGCGGGTGAGCTCCACGATCGGCGCCGGGAGCGTGGCCGAGAAGAAGAGGGTCTGCCGCGCCCGCTTCGGCAGGTGCCGCAGCACGCGCCGGATGTCGGGGAGGAAGCCCATGTCCAGCATCCGGTCGGCCTCGTCGAGCACCAGGATCTCGAGGTGGTCGAGCCGGGCGTAGTCGTACTGGAAATGGTCCAGCAGCCGCCCCGGGGTGGCGATCAGGATGTCGACGCCGCGCCGGAACGCCTCTTCCTGCGGCTTCATCCCCACGCCCCCGAACACCGCGGCGCCGCGGATGCCGGTGTGCCGGGCCAGCTCCTTCAGGTGCTCCTCGATCTGCGCCGCCAGCTCGCGGGTGGGCGCCAGCACCAGCGCGCGGGTGGCGCCGCGGGGGCGCTCGCGCAGGCGCTGCAGGATCGGCAGGAGGAAGGCGGCCGTCTTGCCGCTCCCCGTCATGGCGCACGCCAGCACGTCGCGCCCCTCCAGCGCCGGCGGGATGGCGTCCGCCTGCACCGGCGTGGGCCTGGTGAAGCCGAGCTCGTCCACCGCGCGCACCAGCTCGGGCCGGAGCCCCAGCGCCGCGAACGTGGCCTCGGCCTTCCCGCGCGTGTCCTTCGTCTGCTGAACCGTCATCGTTTCCCAGGATAAAATGAACCCGGCCCCGGAGCCGAAATGCTCCGGGGTCGGGGAGCGTGCTGCTTCTGCCGGCGTCCCTGTACACCGCTGCCCGCCGTTTGTGCGCGGATGATCGGATCTCCTGGTTCGGGATGCACTTCTCGCGATCTGTCATTCCGAGCGGAGCCCGGTGCACCGGACCCGCGTCCGCACCGACGCCGTCAGGGCTCCCGAGGAATCTACCTGCGGCAGCCGAGAGGCCGGATCGGTGCACGGAGCCAGCCACGCGGCAGGGTGAGTAGATTCCTCGGGCGCCGCCCAGCTTCGGAGCGAAGACCGCTTCGGTGATGCGGCGCCGCTCGGAATGACAACCAGTTCCCGGTGGGATCGGCTGCGGCGCGGCTCCTGCGCACGGCTTCCGTTTCGGCGGAAGCCGTTCTTTATTGGTGGGCGATTCGTCCCGGACCGGCCGCCGATTCCCTCTGCGACGCGAGATGAAACCGCTCTCTCGTTTGATTCTCCTCGCCCTGCTCCCGGCGGCGCTCTCGGCCTGCTCGCCCGGGTACGTGCTGCGCGCCACCTGGGAGGAGGCGAAGATCCTCCAGCGGCGCACGCCGATCGCCAGGGTGATCGCCGACCCGCGCACGGACGAGGCGACGCGCGCCAAGCTGGCGCTGGTGCTGGAGGCGCGCGCCTACGCCGCCGACTCGCTGGGCCTCCGGGCCGGGAAGAGCTACACCCTGTTCTCGCGCGTGGAGTCCGACACGCTGGCGCTGGTGCTCTCGGCCGCCTACCGCGACCGCTTCCAGGCCAGGACCTGGTGGTTCCCGGTGGTCGGCCGCGTGCCGTACAAGGGGTTCTTCGAGGAAGACGACGCCCGCCGCGAGGTGCGCCGGCTGGAGGCGCAGGGATTCGACACGTACCTCCGCCCCACGGCGGCGTTCAGCACGCTGGGATGGTTCAACGACCCGCTCCTCTCCACGCTGCTGCGCTACGACGAGGTGTCGCTGGCGAATACCGTGATCCACGAGCTCTTCCACAACACCTTCTACGCCCCCGGCCAGGCCGCCTTCAACGAGAGCCTGGCGAACTTCGTGGGCGGCCGCGGCGCCATCGCCTTCTTCTGCGGGAGGGACGGACCCGAGTCGCCCGCCTGCCGCCGCGCGAGCGAGGAGTGGGACGACGACCTCCTCTTCGGCGCCTTCCTGAGCGGGCTGGTGCGCGACCTGGAGGCGCTCTACGGCCGCGCCGACCTCACCAGCGAGCAGAAGGTCGCCATGCGCGAGGACGTCTTCGCCGCGGCGAAGGAGCGCTACGCGCGCGACGTCCGTCCCCGGCTCGAGGTGACCAACTTCGACCGCTTCCTGAACGACCAGCTGAACAACGCCACGCTGATCTCCCGGCGACTCTACTACGACCGGCTGGACCTCTTCGAGCGCGTCTTCCGCGCCCGCGGCGGCGACCTGAAGCGCGCGATGGACGACATCGTGGCCGCGGCGCGCTCGAAGAAGGACGACCCCTACGCGGCGGTGGCGGCGCTGGTGGAGCCGGCGTAGCCATCCTCGCGAGCCCGCGGACCCCCGCCGGCCGGGCTCACGGGAGTTGCCGGGCGAGAATCCGGTCCAGCCCTCCACGCGGACGAACGCGTACCCCAGCCGCTGCGCCTCCTGCTCGACCGCCGGCGAGCGGGTGAGCAGGTTGTCGCCCAGGAAGGGGTGCCAGTACTGCTTGAGGGGCGCCGGGTCCCAGTCGGGCGGCACGAGCTCCCGGGCCGGCCAGACCCATCCTTCCGTGCCCACGAGCGTGTAGCCGGCCGCCGCGGCGTCGCGGCGGCCCTGCTCGGTGGCGGTCGAGAAGTAGTCCTGCCGCCCGGCGTGCCAGTACAGGTCGAGCGGCACCGAGTCCACGCCACGCGCACTGTCGCCCTCGAACCCGACGAACTCGTACGCCGACGCGGCCGCGCTCAATGCCGCCTGGACCGTGGACGCGGTCAGGAAGTCGTTGCGCCCCGCGTGGAAGAAGAGCTTGAGCTTGCGGCCGCCGTCCAGCTCCGGCGGGGCCTCGGGCGTGCCCTCGGTCCGGATGCGGACGTACCCGGCCGCCAGCGCGTCGCGGACACCGGCCTCGGTGGCGGTGGTGAAGTTGTCGCCGCGCGCCGGGCTCCAGAAGAGCTCCAGCGGCCTGGCGAGCAGGACCGGGATGCCGGTCACCCATCCCTCGGTGCGTACGAACGCGTAGCCGGCCGCCCGGGCGTCGCGCCGCCCCGCGTCGGTGGCGGTGGTGAAGTTGTCGCCCCGCGCCGGGCTCCAGAACAGGTCGAGCGGAACGTGCCCCTGGTGCTCGGGCTGGTCGCGGACCCACCCCTCCGTTCGCACGAAGCGGTAGCCCGCCAGCACCGCGCTGACGCGGCCCTCCGCGGTGGCGGTGAGGAAGTTGTCCTGCCGGAAGGGGTGCCAGTACTGGTTGAGCGGTCTGAGGGGCATGGTGCACCAGCCTTTCACGGGAGGGAATCATCAAGTGGCGGGCGGGCGCACCGCCGGAGCCTGGTGCGTGCAACGGCGGCACCAGCGCCCGGAGCCGGCGACGCACCGGCCCAAGCGCTTGCGGTGGAGCCACCTGACGTGAAATGGCGTGGCGGCGCGGTGCGGCCGGGATGCCTCAGGTTGTGGAAGAGCCGCCCCAGGCGGGGCGGGCGCGGGGGTTGTGGAACGGCCTGAGTTTTCGCACTTTTCCGAGGGTACAGACAGCCGCCGGCGCGGGCTCGCCGGCGGCGTTGCTTTCTTCACGGCAGCAGCGAAATCGTCCGAGCGGTCATCATGAGCGAGCACACGCACGTCTCCAGCAGCTACAACCCCGCCGAGGTCGAGCGGAAGTGGCAGGCGCGCTGGGAGGAACGGGGCACCAACGCGTGGACCGACGAGGCCCTGCGCACGGCGAAGCGCCCTTTCTACAACCTGATGATGTTCCCCTACCCGTCGGCCGAGGGGCTGCACGTGGGGAACATCTACGCCTTCACGGGCGCCGACATCTACGGGCGCTTCAAGCGGATGCAGGGCTTCGACGTGTTCGAGCCGATCGGCTTCGACGCGTTCGGCATCCACTCCGAGAACTTCGCGCTCAAGCAGGGGATCCACCCGGGCGAGCTGATCCCCAGGAACGTGGAGCGCTTCACCCGGCAGCTGCGCCGGGTGGGGCTCATGTACGACTGGAACCACACGGTGAACACCACCGACCCGGCGTACTACCGCTGGACGCAGTGGATCTTCCTGCAGCTGTACAAGCACGGGCTGGCCGAGAAGAAGGAGGCGCCGGTCAACTGGTGCCCCTCGTGCAACACCGTGCTGGCCAACGAGCAGGTGGTGGGCGGCGAGTGCGAGCGCTGCGGCACGCCGGTGGAGATGCGCTTCCTGTCGCAGTGGTTCTTCCGCATCACCGACTACGTGGCGAAGCTGCTCGACAACCTGCGCTGGATCGACTGGTCGGAGAGCACCAGGAAGGCGCAGGAGAACTGGATCGGGAAGAGCGAGGGGGCCGAGATCCGCTTCCCCGTGGTGCAGCGGCCCGGCGCGGCCGAGCCGCTGGCCGTCAGCGTGTTCACCACCCGGCCCGACACGCTCTTCGGGGCCACCTACATGGTGCTGGCCCCCGAGCACCCGCTGGTGGAGCGCATCACCCCGGACGAGCGCCGCGCCGAGGTGGACGAGTACCGCCGCGCCGTGGCCGCGCAGGACCTGGTGACGCGCAGGAAGACCGACGACCGCACCAAGACCGGGGTCGACACCGGGGCGCGGGCGCTCAACCCGCTCTCCGGCGAGGAGATCCCGGTGTGGATCGCCGACTACGTGCTGATGGAGTACGGCACCGGCGCCATCATGGCCGTGCCCGGGCACGACGAGCGCGACTTCGAGTTCGCGAGCAAGTTCGGCCTCACGATCCGCCGCGTGATCGCCGCGGAGGGGGAGGACGCGGACACGCCGCTGGAGGCGGCGTACACGGGCCCCGGGCGGCTGGTGAACTCCGGCCGCTTCAACGGGCTCACCGTGGAAGACGGGAAGCAGGCGATCACCATGCAGTTGGCCGAGAGCGGGAGCGGCACGCCGCGGGTGAACTACCGCCTGCACGACTGGACGATCAGCCGGCAGCGCTACTGGGGACCGCCGATCCCGATCCTCTACTGCGACCGGTGCGGCACCGTCCCCGTCCCCGAGGACCAGCTCCCGGTGCTGCTGCCGCAGATCGAGGACTTCAAGCCCGACGCGAGCGGCGTCTCCCCCCTGGCGCGGCACGAGGAGTGGTACCTGACGGAGTGCCCCTCGTGCGGGGGGAAGGCGCGGCGCGAGACCGACGTCAGCGACACGTTCCTGGACAGCGCCTGGTACTTCCTGCGCTACCCGTCGGCCAACGACGCCGAGGTGCCGTTCGACCCGCAGGTGACGCGGCACTGGCTGCCCGTGAACAGCTACATCGGCGGCAACGAGCACGCGGTGCTGCACCTGCTGTACGCGCGCTTCGTGACCATGGCGCTCAAGGACATGGGGCACGTGGACTTCGAGGAGCCCTTCACGCGCTTCCGGGCCCACGGGCTGATCGTGAAGGAGGGCGCCAAGATGAGCAAGTCGCGCGGCAACGTGGTGGTGCCCGACGAGTACATCGCCGAGTGGGGCGCCGACACCATCCGCATGTACCTGATGTTCCTGGGCCCGTACCAGGAGGGCGGCGACTTCCGCGACAGCGGGATCAGCGGCCCCTTCAACTTCCTGAACCGCCTGTGGGACGCCGCGCTCTCGGCGAAGGAGCGCGAGATCGACCCCGCCGTCGAGCAGAAGCTGCACGCCACGGTGAAGAAGGTGACGGAGGACCTGGAGGCGCTCTCGTACAACACCGCCGTGGCGGCGATGATGGAGTACCTGAACGTGGTGCGCGCGGGCGGCCGCACCCCCGAGCGGGCGGCCGTTGAGCCGCTCGCGCGGCTGGTGGCCCCGTTCGCGCCGCACCTGGCCGAGGAGCTGTGGGAGCGCCTGGGCGGGAAGGGCTCCGTGTTCGACGGCGCGCGCTGGCCGGAGTTCGACCCGGCCAAGGCGGTGGCCGAGACGGTGGAGCTCGTGGTGCAGGTCAACGGCAAGGTGCGCGCGCGCCTGCCGATGGCCCGCGGCATCGCCGAGGACGCCGCCCGCGAGGCCGCCCTGGCCGACGAGAACGTGCGCAAGTTCCTGGACGGGAAGCAGGTGCGGAAGACCGTCTTCGTCCCCGACCGCCTGATCAACCTCGTCGTCGGCTGACAGTCGAGCGTTATCCTGGATGTGCACGAGCCCCGGCGCGGGAAACCGCGCCGGGGCTCTTCGCATATATCAAAATACGACAACGACTTGTCTCACGCAGAGTCAGCAGAGTTAGCAGAGAAACCCCTCTGTTGACTCTGCTGACTCTGCGTGAGGCCCTGCTGTTTTCCGATCCGGTATCATCTCGAGCCGACAATGATACCAGATTGCCGAGCATTGTTCTGGTTCCGAACAGATTGGAATCACACAGAGGACACAGAGAACACAGAGGAACTGAAGACGCGATTGAAGTTTCTCTGTGTCCTCTGTGTCCTCTGTGTGATGCTCTATCAGAAAGCTGTACCCGAACGATGCTCTGCAAAGTGGTATTACTTCGCGGCCGCGAGGATGGCGGTCATGTCCTCGGGGGTGAAGTGGTAGGCCTCGTTGCAGAAGTGGCAGACCACCTCGGTGTAGGGCTCCTCTTCCTCCTCGATGATCCGCCGCACCTCGGCCTCGCCCAGGCTCACGATGGCGCGCTCGAACCGCTCGCGCGAGCACGGGCAGCGGAACGCCACGGGGTAGCGGTCCAGCAGCTCGAAGCCCTCGGGGAAGATGCGCTCCAGCACGCCCTCGGGGGTGGTGCCCTCCTGGATCAGCCGGGTGGGGTGCGGCAGCGCGGCGACGCGCCGCTCGATGGCCGCCACCTCGTCTTCCTCGACCCCGGGGAGGAGCTGCACCAGGTAGCCGCCGGCGGCGTCGACGGTGCCCTCAGGGATCACGAACACGCCCACGCCCACGGCGGAGGGGGTCTGCTCGCTCTTGCCCAGGTAGTAGGCCAGGTCGTCGCCGATCTCGCCGGAGACGAGCTCGACGGTGCCCTGGTAGGTGTCGCGCATCCCCAGGTCGCGGGTGACGGAGAGGTAGCCGCTGGTCCCCACCACGCCGGACACGTTCAGCTTGCCGTTCCGGCTCTCGGCGTGCACGCGCGGCCGGCTCACCAGGCCGCGCACCTCGCCGCGGCCGTTGGCGGTCACCAGCAGGCGGCCGGCGGGGCCGTCGCCCTTGACCTCGACGGAGAGCGCCTGCTCGTCTTCCTTGAGCGACGCGGCGGCCAGCAGCAGCGCGCCCATGGCGGTGCGGCCCAGCGCGGCGCTCACGGCGGGGTAG is drawn from Longimicrobium sp. and contains these coding sequences:
- a CDS encoding aminopeptidase translates to MILLALLPAALSACSPGYVLRATWEEAKILQRRTPIARVIADPRTDEATRAKLALVLEARAYAADSLGLRAGKSYTLFSRVESDTLALVLSAAYRDRFQARTWWFPVVGRVPYKGFFEEDDARREVRRLEAQGFDTYLRPTAAFSTLGWFNDPLLSTLLRYDEVSLANTVIHELFHNTFYAPGQAAFNESLANFVGGRGAIAFFCGRDGPESPACRRASEEWDDDLLFGAFLSGLVRDLEALYGRADLTSEQKVAMREDVFAAAKERYARDVRPRLEVTNFDRFLNDQLNNATLISRRLYYDRLDLFERVFRARGGDLKRAMDDIVAAARSKKDDPYAAVAALVEPA
- the leuS gene encoding leucine--tRNA ligase; the encoded protein is MSEHTHVSSSYNPAEVERKWQARWEERGTNAWTDEALRTAKRPFYNLMMFPYPSAEGLHVGNIYAFTGADIYGRFKRMQGFDVFEPIGFDAFGIHSENFALKQGIHPGELIPRNVERFTRQLRRVGLMYDWNHTVNTTDPAYYRWTQWIFLQLYKHGLAEKKEAPVNWCPSCNTVLANEQVVGGECERCGTPVEMRFLSQWFFRITDYVAKLLDNLRWIDWSESTRKAQENWIGKSEGAEIRFPVVQRPGAAEPLAVSVFTTRPDTLFGATYMVLAPEHPLVERITPDERRAEVDEYRRAVAAQDLVTRRKTDDRTKTGVDTGARALNPLSGEEIPVWIADYVLMEYGTGAIMAVPGHDERDFEFASKFGLTIRRVIAAEGEDADTPLEAAYTGPGRLVNSGRFNGLTVEDGKQAITMQLAESGSGTPRVNYRLHDWTISRQRYWGPPIPILYCDRCGTVPVPEDQLPVLLPQIEDFKPDASGVSPLARHEEWYLTECPSCGGKARRETDVSDTFLDSAWYFLRYPSANDAEVPFDPQVTRHWLPVNSYIGGNEHAVLHLLYARFVTMALKDMGHVDFEEPFTRFRAHGLIVKEGAKMSKSRGNVVVPDEYIAEWGADTIRMYLMFLGPYQEGGDFRDSGISGPFNFLNRLWDAALSAKEREIDPAVEQKLHATVKKVTEDLEALSYNTAVAAMMEYLNVVRAGGRTPERAAVEPLARLVAPFAPHLAEELWERLGGKGSVFDGARWPEFDPAKAVAETVELVVQVNGKVRARLPMARGIAEDAAREAALADENVRKFLDGKQVRKTVFVPDRLINLVVG
- the hslO gene encoding Hsp33 family molecular chaperone HslO — translated: MMLNGDYMVRATALDGRVRAFAMRATGVVAELQRRHGTYPAVSAALGRTAMGALLLAAASLKEDEQALSVEVKGDGPAGRLLVTANGRGEVRGLVSRPRVHAESRNGKLNVSGVVGTSGYLSVTRDLGMRDTYQGTVELVSGEIGDDLAYYLGKSEQTPSAVGVGVFVIPEGTVDAAGGYLVQLLPGVEEDEVAAIERRVAALPHPTRLIQEGTTPEGVLERIFPEGFELLDRYPVAFRCPCSRERFERAIVSLGEAEVRRIIEEEEEPYTEVVCHFCNEAYHFTPEDMTAILAAAK
- a CDS encoding DEAD/DEAH box helicase, whose protein sequence is MTVQQTKDTRGKAEATFAALGLRPELVRAVDELGFTRPTPVQADAIPPALEGRDVLACAMTGSGKTAAFLLPILQRLRERPRGATRALVLAPTRELAAQIEEHLKELARHTGIRGAAVFGGVGMKPQEEAFRRGVDILIATPGRLLDHFQYDYARLDHLEILVLDEADRMLDMGFLPDIRRVLRHLPKRARQTLFFSATLPAPIVELTRELLHAPAAINVERKQAPPSAVTQALFPVPEGLKTELLLELLRRDEVGNAIVFCRTKHRVNRLTEKLERAGIAVTRIHGNRSQGRRTEALSGFKSGEFRVLVATDIVGRGIDVEALEHVVNFDVPKVPEDYIHRVGRTARAEATGEAYTFVSPDEEADVKAIERALGRRIERRMLAGFDYTRRHDDKLEIPLKDRIAQIRAEKAEQRARAAAKVERKAQAQAEAEARAAAKAERTRQIHARRDAKARAAASADRQAAPTQRDGRPHAGPPAAGTDGAQRRRRRRGRGGRGRSAVAAD